The genomic segment CCGGCGCGCTCACCCGGTTCGGCGAGCGGGCCGGCTACGCCGTACGATCCAGCGCGACGGCGGAGGACCTGCCCACGGCCTCGTTCGCCGGCCAGCAGGACACGTACCTGAACGTGGTCGGGCCGGACGCGATCCTGCGCCATGTCGGCCGGTGCTGGGCCTCGCTGTTCACCGAGCGGGCGGTGGCCTACCGTCGGCGCAACGGCATCGACGACCGCTCGGTGCACATGGCCGTGGTCGTCCAGCGCATGGTCTTCCCGCATGCGGCCGGCGTCCTGTTCACCGCCGATCCCGTCACGGGCAACCGCAGGGTCGCCACCGTCGACGCCGGCCCGGGCCTGGGCGAGGCGCTGGTCTCCGGCATGGTGAACCCGGACGTCTTCGCGGTGCGCGACGGCGAGATCGTCGCTCGGACGATCGCCGCCAAGCAGCGTGCCCTCCACGCCCTGCCGGCCGGCGGCACGCACGAGGTGGCCATCGACCCGCACCGACAGCGGCAGCCGGCGCTGACGGACGCGCAAGTCCTGGAGCTGGTGCGGCTCGGGCGGCGGATCGAGGCGCACTTCGGCCGCCCGCAGGACATCGAGTGGTGCCTGGACGACGACGGCTTCCGGATCGTGCAGAGCCGGCCGATCACGACGCTGTTCCCCATTCCCGAGAGCGACGACCGGGAGAACCACGTCTACGTCTCGGTCGGCCACGGGCAGATGATGACCGACCCGATGAAGCCCCTGGGGCTGTCCGTGTGGCAGCTGACGGCCATGGCCCCGATGTGCACCGCCGGCGGGAGGTTGTTCGTCGACGTCACCCGGCGCCTGGCCTCACCCGCGAGCCGTACCGCCTTCCTGGACCTCGTCGGGCGCGGCGATCCGCTGGTCAGGGACGCGCTGGAGACCGTCCTCGCCCACGACGGCTTCGTCCCGTCGCTCCCGGACGCCGGTCCCCCCGAACCGCTGATCGTCGACGCGGCGCCCACCCCGATCGAGACGGATCCGGCCATCGTGGCCGAACTGATCGAGCGCAACCGCACGTCCGTCGACACCTTGCGGCGCGACATCCGGAGCAAGTCCGGACCGGCGCTGTTCGACTTCCTGGCGGAGGCCTTCGCCGAGCACAAGCGGGCCCTCGGGGATCCGCTGAGCCTTCGGGTCGTCATGGCGGGGATGGAGGCCACGTGGTGGCTCAACGACAAGCTGTGGGAGTGGCTGGGCGAGAAGAACGCGGCCGACACGCTCACCCTGTCCGCCCCCGGCAACGTCACCTCCGAGATGGGCCTGGCGTTGCTCGACGTCGCCGACGAGATCCGCCGGCATCCGGAGGTGGTCGCCTACCTTCGGGATGTCGAGGACGAGAACTTTCTGGACGAACTGCCCAAGCTCGCGGGCGGAGTCGAGGCACGCGACGCCGTGGAGGCCTACCTCGACCGATACGGGATGCGCTGCGTCGGCGAGATCGACATCACCAGGCCGAGGTGGCGCGAACGCCCCAGCACACTCGTCCCGGTGCTCCTCGACCACGTGAGGAACTTCGAACCCGGCGCCGCCGAACGGCGTTTCGAGGAGGGCCGGCAGCGGGCGCTGGCGAAGGAACGGGACGTCCTGACCCGGCTGCGGGCCCTGCCCGACGGCGACCGAAAGGCCGACGAGACCAAACGGATGATCGACCGGGTCCGCACCTTCATCGGATACCGGGAGTACCCGAAGTACGGCATCATCACCCGCTACTTCGTCTACAAGCAGGCCCTGCTGGCCGAGGCCGACCGCCTCGTGCGCGCCGGCGTGCTGGCCGACCGGGAGGACTGCTTCCACCTCACCTTCCGGGAATTCCACGACGTCGTACGCTCACACCGGGTGGACGATCGGCTCATCCGGGAGCGCGAGGAAGCCTTCCGGTCGTACCACGCGCTCACCCCGCCCCGGGTGCTCACCTCGGACGGCGAGGCCGTCAACGGGTCCTACCGCCGCGACGACGTGCCGGCCGGCGCCCTGGTCGGCCTGCCGGTCTCCGCCGGCACCGTCGAGGGCCGGGCCCGGGTGATCCTGGACATGGCCCAGGCCGATCTCGAGGCGGGCGACATCCTGGTCACGGCCCACACCGACCCCAGTTGGTCGCCCCTGTTCGTCGGGATCGCGGGCCTGGTGACGGAGGTGGGCGGCCTGATGACGCACGGCGCGGTGATCGCCCGCGAGTACGGCCTGCCGGCGGTCGTCGGCGTGGAGGGGGCCACCCGGCTGATCCGCGACGGGCAGCGGATCCGGGTCCACGGCACCGACGGCTACGTCGAGATCGTGTCCTGACCCTCGACCACCGCCCCCGCGGGGAATCCGGCGCCGGAACTCCGGCCCGGATCCCCGGTCGGGCACCCGTTGGTCACGCCCAGGCCCGGCGCTCCTCCTCGCACGGGCCCGGGCCGAGGCGCGCGCCGCGGGCCTCGACGTCACCGACTCCGGGCCCGACGCGCTCGCCGAACCCTCCCCGCGACAGCAGCGGATCATCCGGCCGGCCGCCCGCGGACCGACCAACCGCGAGCTCGGCGAGCGGTTGATCCCGTCCCCGCGCACGGTCGGCTCGCACCTGTACCGCAGCTTCCCCGAGCCGGCCGTCACCACCCGCTCCCGGCTGCGCGACCTCGTCGAAGACGCACACCCCGACACCCGGTCGCCGGAACCGGGACCACACTGCGCGCCGGTGCAAGTCGCCGCAATGACTGCGGACTTACCGGTGTCTCCCGGCGGACTCCCGCGCCCCGAAGCCGGGTTGCCTACCCACCGCCATCGACCGCGACACTTCGTCTTAAGCCGAACGTGTGAAGCCGTCGCCCTTTTCCCCGTTCCGCGTTGTGCCCGTCCAACGTTGCGGTTAGCTTCACGATCGTGTTGACGATCGGGCTGAACGGAAATTTCTCCCCCGGGGATTCGGATCTCGTCCCCGGCTTACGGGAGTACATGTACCACGACG from the Embleya scabrispora genome contains:
- the rph gene encoding rifamycin-inactivating phosphotransferase; amino-acid sequence: MLGHGHYLHKWEGRQRVIDRYVSDLGGIDATRVALVGGKAAQLGALSGVEGVRVPAGFCVTTDAFRRVVAKAPSLDERLGRLSRTDPDDREEIRTLSADIRRTIEEIAVPDDVATAITGALTRFGERAGYAVRSSATAEDLPTASFAGQQDTYLNVVGPDAILRHVGRCWASLFTERAVAYRRRNGIDDRSVHMAVVVQRMVFPHAAGVLFTADPVTGNRRVATVDAGPGLGEALVSGMVNPDVFAVRDGEIVARTIAAKQRALHALPAGGTHEVAIDPHRQRQPALTDAQVLELVRLGRRIEAHFGRPQDIEWCLDDDGFRIVQSRPITTLFPIPESDDRENHVYVSVGHGQMMTDPMKPLGLSVWQLTAMAPMCTAGGRLFVDVTRRLASPASRTAFLDLVGRGDPLVRDALETVLAHDGFVPSLPDAGPPEPLIVDAAPTPIETDPAIVAELIERNRTSVDTLRRDIRSKSGPALFDFLAEAFAEHKRALGDPLSLRVVMAGMEATWWLNDKLWEWLGEKNAADTLTLSAPGNVTSEMGLALLDVADEIRRHPEVVAYLRDVEDENFLDELPKLAGGVEARDAVEAYLDRYGMRCVGEIDITRPRWRERPSTLVPVLLDHVRNFEPGAAERRFEEGRQRALAKERDVLTRLRALPDGDRKADETKRMIDRVRTFIGYREYPKYGIITRYFVYKQALLAEADRLVRAGVLADREDCFHLTFREFHDVVRSHRVDDRLIREREEAFRSYHALTPPRVLTSDGEAVNGSYRRDDVPAGALVGLPVSAGTVEGRARVILDMAQADLEAGDILVTAHTDPSWSPLFVGIAGLVTEVGGLMTHGAVIAREYGLPAVVGVEGATRLIRDGQRIRVHGTDGYVEIVS